Genomic window (Streptomyces sp. NBC_01431):
AGGCCGCGGTCGGGGCGCAGGCCTTTGCTGCGGAGCCTGGCCGTGTTCGCGGTGGTCTGCCTGTTGCTGCTCGTCGCTGTGGCTGGCGTGCTGCGAAGGCGGCGGCTGGTGGGGCACGGCGGTCGGCGCGGGTGTCCGCGAAGGCGGCGCGGGGGCGGGTGGGGGTGGCGTGTGGGCGGCAGGCGGGTTCGAGGCGGTCAGGTGCAGGCGCCAGCCGGGCAGGATCAGGTCCGGGTCGGAGAGCAGGCCTCCGTCGGATTGCCGGATGGTGCAGGAGAGTTGGTAGATCTGCGGCCACTTGAGCGGGTCGCCGAGATGCCGTTCGGCGATGTCCCACAGAGTGTCGCCCGGCTTCACCGTGTAGGTGATGTGGGTGGGCGCGGGGGTCCGGGCGGACGGCACGTGCTGGGGCGCGGTTGCGGCAACCACCACCGGGGCCGAGGGAGTGGCCGGCGACATGGCGGCGTGCGCGGCGGGCAGGCGCCACATGCCGACCATAGCCAGGAGCAGGGTGCCGACCAGGAGGGCTGCGGCGGCCCGGTGGGCAGGCAGTATCTGGGTGCGCTGGCGAAGGACCGTCGCATCGCGGACGAGGGCGGGCAGACGGGCAAGCAGCCAGAGTGTCTCGCGCGCCAGCACGGCCATGAAGTACGTCCAGCAGGCCCAGCCCGCCAGCGCAATCACCTTGAGTACGAAGGGGTCGCTGACAGGCTGGGCGAGCCGGTTTTCCAAGTCGTTGAGCGAGGTGACCTGCTCGGGCCAGGGCACGCCGATGGTGACGGTCAGGACGTACGGAATGCCGGCCACAGCGACCATGAGCACGCTCACCAGGGTGAGGATGCGCACAGCGGCCGCCAGCCGGTGGACCGGGCGGCGCGCGGGAGGGAGTGTCGCCATCAGGAGCCGCTCTTCTCGTCATCCCAGGGTGTGGTGGCGCCGCGTTCGATGTGTGCGGTGGCGGACGCCGTGGTCGTGAGCGAGCCGAGGCCGACCAGAGACAGGACCTGGGTGTGCTGGACATGGGTGACGGTGACCTGTGTCTGGTCGTCATGCACTTCTACGCGGGCCCGGTCTCCGGCGGCGGCCACCTGGGCACGGGCCGCGGCGCCGGCGGCGCTTACGTCGAGGCGCATGTGGTGGGTGGCGCGCAGATAAGGCAGGTCGACGTGCTGGCAAGCGGCTCGCGCAGCCTCCTGTGCGGTGTCGGCGGCTCGTACCTTGCCGGCCAGGGCGAGTCCGCCGTCGATGACGAGCCCGGCGAACAGGAACAGCCCGGCCAGCGAGACCACCACGACCGCGGTGACCTGCCCCTCATCGCCGCGTAGTGCGCGCCGCCGAGTCTTACGTTGTGCATGTCTCATGACTCGACTCCTCGGTAGAAGTCCACGACGGAGGCAGCCGATGCCGTGACGTCCACGCCGTGCAATCCGGGCACATCCAGGGTGGCGCGGCAGGTAACCGTCACCCGCACCGTGCCGCCGGGATCGAAGCCGCCGAGATTCGGCGCTACTCGGGGGCTGGTGCAGGAGGATCCTGCCTCGGCCAGGCTGCGCTGTGCTGCCGCTTCGGCGTCGGTCCGCGCCTGGCCAGGGGTGCGGGCCAGGGAGGCGGCGCGGGCTGCCTGGTGGGCGGCTTCGTCGGCGTCCAGGCGGGCGCCGGCGAGCTTGCCGAAGGCTACGGCGACCAGGGCCAGCAGAATTAACAGCGGTGTGACCAGGACGAGTTCGGTCGTGGCCGCCCCGCCATCCGCCGAGCCGTGACGGAAGCGGAGCAGCCGCTTGGTCACCGTGTCCATCGCTCACTCGGCCCCGCGGCATGCCCGGCCACGCTCAGGTGCAGGCCGGGCACAACCATCAGGACGCCGCCGTGCACCTCGACCGCGACACTCCTCGCACCGCGTGCGACGTTCACGGTGGGCTGGGTGAGAACCCGGCCGCCCAGCAGATGCAGGGTGGCTGCTGCTCGCGCGTGACCGGCCGCGGCGCTGCCGTCCTGCGCGCGAGCAGCAGCCAGTGCGCGTGAGGCGGCGGTCTGCGCGATGTGCTGGGCATGGGCCGCGAGCGCGAACTGCACGATGCACAGCAGCAGGACCATCAGCAGCGGCACCACCAGGACCAGTTCGGCGGTGGCGGCGCCCCGGTCCGTCCACCGTCTCCGCAACCGGCTAGCCAAGGTCGATTCCCTTTGCCTTGCTCAGGACCTTGGAGGCGATGACGCCGACGACCGCGATGCCCATGAGAACAAGCAGGGCGGTGACGATGACGGCCTCCGTGGAGTACCCGCCATCCTGGGTCATCCCTCGTGTGACGCGCCCGGCCCAGGCGCGGGTGCGGGCGGTGATCGAGCGGACGTGTACGTGCACGGCAAGCTCCCTTCCGTAGCAGGGGGTTGGTGGGATCTACAGTCCGGCGAGGACGTTCTGCAGCGCCGGGTAGCCGATGAAGACGAGAAAGCCCGCGAAGAAGACGACGACGGGCAGGGACATCCGTTCGGTCGCGGACTGCGCGGCGCCGTCAGCCTCGGCCAGGCTGCGGCTGCGCATCGCGGCGGCCTTGGCCTCCAGCGAGATACGGATCTTGGCGCCCTCGCTGCCGGCAAGCGAGACGGTCGCCGCGAGTTCGGCCAGCTCCCGCACCCCGGTGCGGGCGCCCAGAGCGCCCAGCTCATGCCAGACGTTCCTGCGGCCCACTTCGGCGGCGGTCAGGGCGCGGCGCAGTTGGGCCGCGCCCCATCCTTGCGGGCCTGCCCCGGCGTCCGTGAGGGCCTGGTGGATGCCGGCGCCGCCGGCCAGGGCGATGACGACCAGGTTCAGGAAGACCGACAGGGTGTGTCGCAGTTCCTTGCGGCGCAGCTTCGCGGTGGAGCGTACCGAGAGGTCTGGGGCGAAGAACAGCGCCATCCCCACCGCGAGCGAGCCCAGGGCTGTCAGTTGTACGTCCAGTTCGTTGCCGGTCAGTGCCCACCACAGCAGCGAGGCGATACTCGGTGCGAGGAGCCCGGCCAGGAAAGCCGTGGCCTTCTCTGCCAGGAAGCGCTCGACGGGCACCTCGGCAACGTTCAGGTCCCGGCGCAGGCCAGCGGTGGGCAGCCCGAGCACCGTCAGGGCGGGTACGGCGTGCCGCCCGATCCGCGCCGCCCAGCCCTCATGTCCATCGGCCCCGGCGGGCTGTGCCGCCACGGCCGCCGCCACCGGCGGCTTGCTGATCTTGGCCAGGGTGTCGGCGAGGGAGGCTCGGGGCGGATGGATGCCGTAGAGCATCAGCGCCAGGAAGCCTCCGAGACCGAGCCCGAGGAGGATCGCCGTCATCGGGCCGTCACCTCCCCCAGGGTGAGGGGTGCGGCTTTGAGTACGCGGGGCTCTTCCTCCATCGTGGCGATCTTCATCAGCCACCAGTAGGCGAGCGCGAACAGGGCACCCACCAGGGCCAGGACGAGCTGTCCCTCAGCGCTCGTGTAGGGGTCCAGGTAAGGGCGGTTGAGGACGACCAGGCCGGCGGCCATGCCCAGGGTCGTGCACGTGATGACGCGGACCGATGTGCGCACCCGGCCGCGTCCGGCCTCGGTCTTCAGCCGCATGGTTACCTGCTCCCGGGTCGCTGCCGCCAACTGGCCGAGCAGAGGGGCGAGTTGGCGGGCCTGGCGTTCGGCGGCCATCACCAGCGCGGCGGTGACCATGTCACAGGTCGCCTCGTCCACTTCGTCGGCGAAGGCACGCAACGCGCCACCCAGCGGCTGCCCCTCGGCGATACGGGCCGCCAGGCGGGCGGTCTCCGCATGCAGGGCGGGCGGGGCGACGGGTGCCGTGGCCAGGATCGCCTGCTCCAGGCCGGCCGCCGCCGACAGGGTGTCGCGCAGCATCTCCGCCCACACCGCGACAGCTTCCAGCCTGGCGGTCCGGGCTGCGGCCTGGCGGTCCGGGCCCAGCAGCCGGGGCAGGGTCAGGACGGCAACCAGGGTGAGCAGTCCTGCCACCGGCCAGCCGGTGACCGCACCGGTCAGGACTGCGGCCACGACAGCCGTCAGCCACTTCCGCCCGCTGGCCTGCACGGGCAACCTCCACCGCCGCCAGGCAAGTTGACCGTCCTGCGGGCGCGACACAGCTCCGTAGGCGATGAGCGCCACGCAAGATGTGAACCCAGCGCCCAGCATCAGGCCGGTGAGTGCGCTGTGGGTCATGAGCTCCCCCATCGGCCGCCGCGCATCAGCGCCACATCGAGGCCCGCCGCGATGAGTTCCTCGAAGGTCTCGGTGCGCAGCGGCGCACTGGGTGCGGCCCGCCCGTCGGGGCCGGGTTTGTAGACCTCGTTGGAGATGATCTGGGCCCCGTCCGCGTCGACGACTTCGCGGATGGAGTCGATCGCCCGCCGCCCCTGGGCGTCCCAGCCCACATGGACCACGAAGTGCACGGCGGAGGCGACCAGCAGGTTCGTGGCCTCCAGGGAGAGCCGCTCGGGTGACTGGGCGGCGTAGGCGGCGAGTTTGGTGAACACCCCGCGCGAGGTGGAGGCATGGATGGTGGAGAGCGAGCCGTCGTTGCCCTGGGACATGGCGTTGCACATCGGCACCACCTCGGGCCCCCGGATCTCCCCGACGATCACCCGGTCCGGTGACATGCGCAGCCCCCAGCGCACCAACTCCGCCTGATCGACGGCGCCTTCGCCTTCCAGGTTGGCCTCGCGGGCCTGCAGGGCCATCACATTGGGGTGTGCCGCAGTGTCTTCGTGCAGGCCGAGCTCGAAGGTGTCCTCGATCGTGACCAGCCGTTCCTGCGGTGCGATCACTGAGGCCAGGCCGCGGGCCAGGGTGGTCTTGCCGACATTGGTGCCCCCGCCGACGATGATGTTCTTGCGGGCCCGCACCAGTGCGGTCAAGAACGCGGCCAGGCCCCGGTCGCAGACCCCGAGACGGTCCACCAGGTCGTCCATCGTCACGCGCTTGAAGCGGTGCCGGCGGATCGTCAGACCCACCCGGTGCGAGAGCGCCATCACCGCAAACAGACGCGAGCCGTCGGGCAGGCAGATGTTCAGGCTGGGCGAGCCCCGGTCGAAGCGGCGCTCCTCCAGACCGGAGCGGGCCGCGATCTGCCGTACCAGATCAACGAGTGCACCGTCGGATGCGGCCACCGGTGCGCGCTGTTCCTCGGTGCCGTCGGCGTAGCGGACGAAGACCTGGTCCGCGCCGTTGATCTGGATGTTCTCGATCCGCTCGTCCTCCAGCAATTCCTGGAGCGAGCCCAGACCGAACAGCGCCTCCATCACCTGCCGTTCGATCCCCTCGCGCTCACCACCGCTCAACGCGGGCCGGCCCGACTGAAGCCGCCCCTGGTTATGGGAGGCGACCTCGTCCGCGAGCAGCCTCTTAGCCAGCGTGCGCCGCTCCCCGCTGCTCTGGACCGGCAGTCCGGCCTCGCTGCGGGAATGCGCGAACCCGGTCAGGGCAGCCGCGATGTTCTCCCGGAACTTCTCAGCGGCCGACGGCTCCACGACCGTGTACTCCGTCACCGGGAACCTCCCTCCCCGGCCGGTCCCAGCGCCGGGTGGGGCACGACCCGTGGGACAAGCTGCGCCAGCTCACCGACCAGACCCGCGCGCTCCCGGCTGTCATCGGCGCCGGACAGATACCGGGCCAGCCGGGAAGCGGAGTGGGCCAGCGGTGAGCGCCGCCACCGCCGCTCCCCCAGCCGCCGTTCACCACCCAGCGCGGCACCGGCCGACGGGTCCCACGGCACCCTGTGGATCCGGCCCTCATCCACCCGCAGAGCCTTGGCGATCTCGGAGGCGGCATAGCGGCACTCGCCCACCACGACCAGCTCCCACCAGACGCCGTCCAGCCACTCGGGCCGCGCCGCAACATGCGCCAGAGCGTCCATGCCGCCCCGGGCCACCAGCACCAGCCGGTCCGACGCCCGCGCCAGCTCCCGCGACGCCACACCCCCCAGCTGCCCAAGATCGAGCAGCACCGCCCCCGTACTCCGGCCGCCGCGCAGGACGGACGGGCACGCCGCGATCTCAGCGACACACGGTGCGGCCTGGACCGCCCCCGTCGGCCCCACTACCACGCGCACGTCCCCGGCCGCCTGCTGCACGCATCCGTCCAGGGCCGCACCGTCACCGCCGGGCCGCGCCCCGGCCGCCAGGGCAAGCAACCCTGCCATGTCGGAGAGTCCGAACCGGACCGCGAGATCGCCACCCGAGGCGTCCGCCTCCACCACCACCGGCCGCACCTCACCCACACAGGGCCAGGCAGCAGCCAGGGCCAGAGCAAGCGTGCTCACCCCGGGCGCCCCCTTGAGCGAACCCAAAGCCACGACCTGCCGCATCACGACACCTCCTTCACCGACGCTCCCAAGACCGCGATCCGCGGATCACTCATCTGCGCCGCCCGGCGGACCGCCGCCGCATCCACCAGCACGGTCACCGCTCCCTTGCCGGACGCCGACTCCGGACCGTTCACCGCGCTCACCACACCCAGCACCGGATCCGGCGTCTTCGACTCCGTCTCACTCCCCGCACGCCCGCCCGGCGCGATACCCGGCACCACCGCGATGCGCTGCCCGGCCGCCAGCCCCACAGGCAACATCCCCGCCTCCACACCGACCACGACCAGCGCCCGCCCCTGAGGAGGAAACTCCGCCGCATCCCCCACCTGCCCAGGTGCCAGCAACTGCCCGGCCAGCAACGGCACTACGGCCCGCCGCCCCACCACCGCGGCCCG
Coding sequences:
- a CDS encoding TadE/TadG family type IV pilus assembly protein, whose translation is MRHAQRKTRRRALRGDEGQVTAVVVVSLAGLFLFAGLVIDGGLALAGKVRAADTAQEAARAACQHVDLPYLRATHHMRLDVSAAGAAARAQVAAAGDRARVEVHDDQTQVTVTHVQHTQVLSLVGLGSLTTTASATAHIERGATTPWDDEKSGS
- a CDS encoding TadE/TadG family type IV pilus assembly protein — translated: MDTVTKRLLRFRHGSADGGAATTELVLVTPLLILLALVAVAFGKLAGARLDADEAAHQAARAASLARTPGQARTDAEAAAQRSLAEAGSSCTSPRVAPNLGGFDPGGTVRVTVTCRATLDVPGLHGVDVTASAASVVDFYRGVES
- a CDS encoding TadE/TadG family type IV pilus assembly protein, with product MASRLRRRWTDRGAATAELVLVVPLLMVLLLCIVQFALAAHAQHIAQTAASRALAAARAQDGSAAAGHARAAATLHLLGGRVLTQPTVNVARGARSVAVEVHGGVLMVVPGLHLSVAGHAAGPSERWTR
- a CDS encoding type II secretion system F family protein, which gives rise to MTAILLGLGLGGFLALMLYGIHPPRASLADTLAKISKPPVAAAVAAQPAGADGHEGWAARIGRHAVPALTVLGLPTAGLRRDLNVAEVPVERFLAEKATAFLAGLLAPSIASLLWWALTGNELDVQLTALGSLAVGMALFFAPDLSVRSTAKLRRKELRHTLSVFLNLVVIALAGGAGIHQALTDAGAGPQGWGAAQLRRALTAAEVGRRNVWHELGALGARTGVRELAELAATVSLAGSEGAKIRISLEAKAAAMRSRSLAEADGAAQSATERMSLPVVVFFAGFLVFIGYPALQNVLAGL
- a CDS encoding type II secretion system F family protein produces the protein MTHSALTGLMLGAGFTSCVALIAYGAVSRPQDGQLAWRRWRLPVQASGRKWLTAVVAAVLTGAVTGWPVAGLLTLVAVLTLPRLLGPDRQAAARTARLEAVAVWAEMLRDTLSAAAGLEQAILATAPVAPPALHAETARLAARIAEGQPLGGALRAFADEVDEATCDMVTAALVMAAERQARQLAPLLGQLAAATREQVTMRLKTEAGRGRVRTSVRVITCTTLGMAAGLVVLNRPYLDPYTSAEGQLVLALVGALFALAYWWLMKIATMEEEPRVLKAAPLTLGEVTAR
- a CDS encoding CpaF family protein, with protein sequence MTEYTVVEPSAAEKFRENIAAALTGFAHSRSEAGLPVQSSGERRTLAKRLLADEVASHNQGRLQSGRPALSGGEREGIERQVMEALFGLGSLQELLEDERIENIQINGADQVFVRYADGTEEQRAPVAASDGALVDLVRQIAARSGLEERRFDRGSPSLNICLPDGSRLFAVMALSHRVGLTIRRHRFKRVTMDDLVDRLGVCDRGLAAFLTALVRARKNIIVGGGTNVGKTTLARGLASVIAPQERLVTIEDTFELGLHEDTAAHPNVMALQAREANLEGEGAVDQAELVRWGLRMSPDRVIVGEIRGPEVVPMCNAMSQGNDGSLSTIHASTSRGVFTKLAAYAAQSPERLSLEATNLLVASAVHFVVHVGWDAQGRRAIDSIREVVDADGAQIISNEVYKPGPDGRAAPSAPLRTETFEELIAAGLDVALMRGGRWGSS
- a CDS encoding SAF domain-containing protein, producing the protein MGIPMSSSKTTGVNGGRLRPPRQSAEDPLVGGGPVGARRRWRPGLVALGVAGAIACAGGVAWTVGSAGKREPVLSVVRPVAAGEVIEARDVGVVRLGVDDATQIVPARERAAVVGRRAVVPLLAGQLLAPGQVGDAAEFPPQGRALVVVGVEAGMLPVGLAAGQRIAVVPGIAPGGRAGSETESKTPDPVLGVVSAVNGPESASGKGAVTVLVDAAAVRRAAQMSDPRIAVLGASVKEVS